The genomic DNA gagcaagggctgaggcAGTACATGCTCCCCgggacagagaaccttccaggattaattccttacaagaaaacgtcgagcttgtttcagaaagacaaggtaattagaaagtgtatggtgcattatttaaataaggacgtaccgagctcgtctgagttgagaaagtgtttatctcttgctattaaactagttttaaaaacttataCACAGTACATATAGAAAGTTGAGCGGCGTACGAGCTTTCGGCTCCTTCTCGGAGGCTTGTTCCcatataaatgaaaaacaagaattgtgAACCGGTAAACTGTTGACGGTCACGTGATTTAGCAACACGTGACCGCAACAGATTGTCCCAGATGTGGGGGAGAGCAGGTATCTTCCAGTGTCACGGTTCAAGTCCGGCCTATGAACCCGGATATAGATGGCCTCTTTGATGCCCCGCTCTATACAACGATCTTCATGGGCTAACACCTCTACTTCAACCTTATGTCCAGGGTAGTCCCTGTGTATGTGCTCTGAGACTTCAGACGAAGCGCTGCTTGGTCTAAGATGCTCCGCGAACCTCGATTTCAAAGTCCACTCGGTCTCTCCCACATACGAGCTGCCACAGTCCACCCCTTGGCACGTAACCCGATAAATAGTGCCACAAGTGTCTTCTTGTATCTGTGGGTCTTTCGGAAACGACAACCGTTGTCTGAGGGTATTCTGTGGTTTAAATATAGTATCCACCCCATGTTGTTTCAATGTGCGTCGTGACTCCTCGGACAGCCCTTTGACGTATGGGATGACGATGGCGGTTCGTCTAATAGGTAGATGGTGTTGGCTTTTTTGAGATTTGTTAGTGCTGTCTGAGTCCTGTAATGCCCATTCCGGGTATCCACAATCTTTGAGGGCTGCCTTGACATGTTCTAGCTCCGCCTCGGTGTCCTCAGGGTGGTTTTGAACTGTGTTGGCCCTGTGAAACAGGATACGGACAACGCTCATCTTATGCTCCAGTGGGTGATTTGACTCCCAGTTGAGGTATTGGTCCGTGTGGGTAGGTTTCCTATACACTTTGATTCTCAGTGAGCCATCATCCTGCCGTACAGTACACGTGTCGAGAAACGCTAATTCTCCATTAGACTCTGTTTCCGTCGTGAGCTGTATGTTAGGATCGACGCTGTTCAGGTGCTGTGTAAATTCATCGGAATAACTTGAAGTTATCTTGCAGTtagtgtcatccacatatctgAGCCACCACCCAGGTGGGATGGGTGCGGTCAAAATAGCTGATTCCTCAAAGGCTTCCATGTATAAATTGCAGACCAGTGGTGAGACTGGTGACCCCATCGGTGCTCCGTGAATCTGGCGGTAGAACTGACCATCAAACACAAAATAAGTGCAGTTGAGACAGATGGTGAGGAGCTTTGCGATGTCAGATGGATTCATATTTGTGCGGTCTGTCAAGGTGGGATCCTGTCGTAGTTTCTTCTCCACTAATTCAATTGCCTTATCAACCGGTACACTGGTGAACAGGGACTTGACGTCATAGGATCGAAGCTGTTCTGTGTCATCCACATGACTTTCCCTCATCTTTTCAGCAAAATGCTGAAAATTTCTCACATAACTGCCAGACTGACCCACCACGGGTGTGATTAGATCTGCAAGGTATGTTGCACACTGGTATGTGATGGTGTTGACAGTGCTCACAATTGGGCGTAGTGGGACACCTTCTTTGTGTATCTTGGGTAGTCCATAAAGTCTCGGAGGGGCAACTGTTGTTGGGTATAATTTTCGGTACAGCTTAGTATCAGTAGCGCCTTTTTCTTTCAGTTCTTGGAGGGCTGAAACCCGTTCTTTCTTGTATATTGGTGTTGGGTCCCGCTTGAGTCTCATGTACGTTTGTTCGTCATTCAGCATGGTTTTGCACTTGTTCTTATAGTCATCTGTATTCAGTAAGACTGTGCAGTGGCCCTTGTCTGCTGGTAATATCTTGATATTTCTGTCTTTGTGGAGTTCTTGTAAGGCTCGTTGTTCTTCCTTTGATGGATTGGATTGTGTGTTCGGACTGCGTTGTTTTTTTAAGATATTGTTTACACTGGAACGCAGGTCATCAGCATCACTTTTATTCAATTTGAGGCAAGCTGATTCAACAGCCGGTATTTTTTTTAGAGGCGACCGCAAAATTGAGTCCCTTTGAAAGCAAGCGCGTTCCAGTGGCATTTAAATCTCGGTTGGAAAAATTCTTCACCCACTTTGAACAGCAATGATCTTGAACAATAGGAGTTTGCGTTCTTTTGTCCCTTCGATGGTTTGTTGTTTTCTGTTGTAAcgtgtggaatttctttatctgTCTACACTTGCAAATTTCGTGTTCCTTTTGTTGAGCTTGTTCAGTGAAGGCGTACACCTGGGATTTGAGCGACTCGTTGTTATGCAAGATTTCTGCGATGTTTTGCTTCGCGCGAATTTTCTTTGTCTCAAGTGATGTCAATGTTCCATGGATTTGGCTTACACGGACGTTCAGTAGGGCCTTTTCTGTTGTGTTGATGATCT from Montipora capricornis isolate CH-2021 chromosome 2, ASM3666992v2, whole genome shotgun sequence includes the following:
- the LOC138037561 gene encoding uncharacterized protein; this encodes MPLERACFQRDSILRSPLKKIPAVESACLKLNKSDADDLRSSVNNILKKQRSPNTQSNPSKEEQRALQELHKDRNIKILPADKGHCTVLLNTDDYKNKCKTMLNDEQTYMRLKRDPTPIYKKERVSALQELKEKGATDTKLYRKLYPTTVAPPRLYGLPKIHKEGVPLRPIVSTVNTITYQCATYLADLITPVVGQSGSYVRNFQHFAEKMRESHVDDTEQLRSYDVKSLFTSVPVDKAIELVEKKLRQDPTLTDRTNMNPSDIAKLLTICLNCTYFVFDGQFYRQIHGAPMGSPVSPLVCNLYMEAFEESAILTAPIPPGWWLRYVDDTNCKITSSYSDEFTQHLNSVDPNIQLTTETESNGELAFLDTCTVRQDDGSLRIKVYRKPTHTDQYLNWESNHPLEHKMSVVRILFHRANTVQNHPEDTEAELEHVKAALKDCGYPEWALQDSDSTNKSQKSQHHLPIRRTAIVIPYVKGLSEESRRTLKQHGVDTIFKPQNTLRQRLSFPKDPQIQEDTCGTIYRVTCQGVDCGSSYVGETEWTLKSRFAEHLRPSSASSEVSEHIHRDYPGHKVEVEVLAHEDRCIERGIKEAIYIRVHRPDLNRDTGRYLLSPTSGTICCGHVLLNHVTVNSLPVHNSCFSFIWEQASEKEPKARTPLNFLYVLCISF